tcttttcatttcttctccaCTGAAACAGAGCCAGCCAGTGGAAGGATATTATCGCAGTCATGGGAAATTGCTGGAATTTGATTTGCCTGGAGGTATCCCGGAGTCCTGGCCAAAGCTGCTGGAAGCACTCAACCTCGACGAGAATGAGGATAAACAGTGTGCCACTGCATAGATTGTGAATGTTGCTCACATGTCCGTCGCATGCTTCTAAGTTTTGCAGAAACCATaactttcttaatttatttcgtttttttctccttatgggaaaataacaaaaaaaattctgagtGTTAATTCCGATGACTTGCTTATTGCACCTCTGTATTTCTTAGTGgaagaatttttttgtaatactaTACGAGTGGGCGTGAACTAAGATTCATTTTTGGCTTAATTCAAGTGTAATAAACTTCAACAACAATTACAAGTGGCAAGACGCCCCTCATTGCATTCTTTCATTTCCAGTGTTTCTGGTTTGATGTAAATCGAGTTTGACTACTGCTTCTATTACGATGTACTTCATCGCATTAAGTTATGTTCGTATTTGCACTTGCACATGTGTTACCAAAAGATCTAGCAATAACTTGGACTGACAACAAGTTATTCCATAGATATAACAACAGAGGAGCCATTGCTATTCCGTAAAGACCACAGCTTATTTCAATTCCGGATCTCACTGAAACAGGATCCGTTTGGTATGACCCCGGGTGTGTATTGCAGCTACTTTGTTGGGTAAATATGTGAATTTGTCAATGATAACGAACCTAGCATTTTACATCTTACTTTCAGGCTGTCAAAACGCAAAAGCAGGAGTTAGGTATCCACATGCATCAAATAGCTAACTATAAGCATCCTTTGTCACACTGCTCCTTGGAAGAAACCTACTTCTGAATTCTGCCCTCCACTTCCCATTCCCAATATCTCAGCATCAGACACACTCCAGTCATCTAACAACAGTAACACAGCAGCTCTTCCTCATTCTATAAGATCAAACTGTTCTTAGCCTTCCTGTTTGCAGCATATCGGTAGACCGATTCTCGGCTTCTCATCAGCAGCATACAATGCAGAAAGAAACCTTGTAAGCCATTCTCGTGCAGCATTTGATGATCTCCAGAACACAAGTAAGACCAATAGATTCTCACCCTCTTTAAGTATTTCTTGATCATTTCATTAAGGGGTTCTGGATTACAGTCACGCGATCCTTTTCGTCTATTGTCTTGTTTGATATGATCTGATGAGACCCTAACCATTGTCCGTCCTTAGGTTGGTAAACATGTATTCTTGTGATGTGGTCTTTCGTTTCATTTGCAAGCTtagggaggaaaaaaaaaaggaaagttgCTCTGAATCCGTATTCGTGTATGCTTATTTCTCCTATTCTTTGGAAGTGTTAGCCAAAACCGTCAAGTTGGCCAAACTTACACTACCTACATTCGTTTAAACCATCTAAGCATGCATTTCGATTGATGGATTTAGATTTAATGAAAGGATTTTAAATGACTCTATATTATAAGAGTTTAAAATCCATCAATATTCAAGGAAAAAGTTAAAGCATTTCAAAATCTTTAAATTGAGAATTATGCCGACAAATACAAGAATTTGTTATtaggaatttgaaatccatcaatcaaaatataacctaaaaaggaagaaataCTTGTTGGGAATTCAATCAATAGACTCagaaattagaataaatttaaaaaaacgaAATAAATACACATTGCAATAAacttgtattaaataaaatcaatatccATACGTACAATAGAATTCGaacccataatttttaacttatttttgaaaCTTTAATCTTAATCAATGGACTAAGCTATACCAGCTCAGAAGCTAATCCCTACAATTTGAGTAAACTCTAATTACAAAGAGAGAGCCGTATTTGGCACTATATTAAGGTGGATATCAAATCACGTCTTTCCTAATTATCCATTTTacttactataaataattgttgaatCATTGCACGATGCGTTTCCCATACTTGGCACATTATAATTTAGGAGTTGTGCAACaaattcaactattttttcttcaacgaaaaatgaaaagaattaagatgcgaattaatttgaatttttttaattctaattttaaatgtataaaagaagtaattaaaactaagttataacttcttttttttcctcgtGTGGAAACATCACAGTATGTTAGGGTGTTCCCTACTACAGCAGATCActtcccttttttttgttttttaataatcaatttcCCGAATTTTCTGCCTAACCACGTGGAAATTGGAATACTGTACCCGGGATAACCAGTTTTGATTAGGGGCATTTATGTCTTTTCATGTTTCAGGGGCCAATTCCGTCAAATCAGAACAAAACTTAACGCCGTCAAGGTCCAAAGCTATTCCTAGGAGCGGAGAGCGGGAAACCGTTATAACGACGTTCCCCTGCCGGTAGAATCGAGATATTTTCGGCGAAATCGAACACGTGTCCCCCCGATTTGAGGCTCCGAATCTGTTTTGATTTGGACCAAAGCCCCAGAGCTCTCGCCTTTAGATTTTGTCCGCGTCATCCACACACGTCAGCATCCCCGAAGCTACGTGGGTGTCTCCGAACCTACGTGTCGTCCTCGGAGCCTGCAAATTGTACACGTCATTGTCCCCCGAAGCATTCGAAAATAACCTCTTCAACCCTTTATTCCCTGTATTTTCTCAAAAGCAGAGAAGGAAAGAACTTAGAACCCCTAGAAAAAAAGTATACACGATAAGCCTTATCTAAATCTTAATCGAAACCCTAATCTCgggttatttcattttattttggatgtGTTGTTTCTGTATAGCTGCGATTTATTTGGGTTTTTGCTCTGTTTCTTTGTTCCATTTCTTTGTAGGTGGAATTTTGAGCAACTTTGACTTGTAGATTTGGATTGGCGCTGAAAGTAATGTTACTTGTTGATGAATCTTTTGTTGAGTATAAGTAGAAATCATCTCACTTTGCTCACAagttgtttgttttttgtgttgtttatCGTTAGGagattttctctcttttttatttattttttttaatttatttttggtggataaTGAACGCCATGATTGGTTTTTTGATGAATATGTATGATTTGTTTTGGTGAACTTGTTAATGTTAATGCTGTATTTTGTGATTGGCTAAAGAAGTATAAGATTAGGGTTTGGAGTGTGGATGGTTTGCTGACTGATGCTCCGTTGTGTTGGGTACAGGGTATGATGTGAGCACTGGAAGGGAATCGAGGAGTAATTATTGAACAGGCTGACAACGGTTTGGTTCGGTTTTACCGTGGTGAAAGTAAAAGAGTTGTTTAACTAATTTTGCTTATGTATTTTGTGTTGCTCTGTTCATTGTTTGATGATTTTCTTGTTGGACTAGGATGGTTTTATAGGATTTGGGTTCCTGAAGAAAGAAGCTATTACTATTAGCTATGCgctgtttgttttctttgacGAAGGTTTATCAAAGGTTTTGTGAGAAGAAGGATTACTGTGCGCCTGGCCTCCTCATCACCATTGTTTTAGATCTGGTTTGGCAGGGAGTGTTTCGATGACTATTGATGCAAACGGAGAAAAAGAGTCGCCAGATGAGGACAAGGGCATTGAAGAGGGAGTTTTGGGTGAGAGACAGAGTTCAAATCCAGTCAGTGTGTTGAATGTTGATGCAGCCAATCAATCTGAAAAGCATGGAGCTACTAGTGGGTTGCAAGGTCCGACCATTTTGCAagtgcagcagcagcaacaacagACTCTGGGGTCAGTGGTTTGTTGGGAGAGGTTTCTTCACGTGAGATCTATTCGGGTCTTGCTTGTGGAGAACGATGATTCTACACGCCATGTTGTGACTGCTTTGCTCCGAAATTGCAATTATGAAGGTAGCCAACTTTTTGCtatgttaaatgaaaatatggcTTAATGGTTTCCAGTGAGAAagtataaatgaattttgtgCTTGGATAAAGATTGAAACATGATCGCAAATCACCAGTAAATTATCCATGATTCCATTGTGGTCAGTTAACACCAGGTTTTCATAGTATTTCTTCttatgaaaatcaaaattataatgtgaCCAGGTGGAAGTTCAGGAACTATTTAGTACAAGAAATGTAGGTTGAGACCTTAATGCATTCAGAGAAGTTTAAGAAATCAAATTGTGCAAACCCTCAGTACTGTTATTGTCATTGAAAGAACAGGTTGATATTCTAAATCCCACATAGACGTTATTGATCTTTTTGCATGTTTAGGTGTCGAATGCTATATCTAGGTTCATTCTTATTCCCATAGTTTGTTGTCTTCTTCTCCAGTATCCAAATGGATGTGATTTGTAGAGAGAATCTCAAAGCTATTGCTTTAGTATGTTGTAGTGGTCTGATTAGTCTCAACTTGTTACTGGTATACATGCTTCCAAGTTGAAAGTTATGCATGATGGACATCGACCCTTGTAATATTAATGCCTTTGATTGGCAAACCTAAGAACCTTATGATGGGCGGCATATGGTGAAGTTTCTTAAACCTTTCTCTGGATCTGACCAACATAACCCCTCACCAGTGTTACATGATCGTTATTTTTCAGCAACATTTACCGTGTCATTGCTGGGGAATTCTGGCTATGCTTCCAGAGGTTGTTTTCATCTGTGAAAGGCAGCCTTTCTCAAGGATCTTGGCTGAAACATGCAAGCTTATACTTTCATGGCAGTGATCAGTGAAATGCTGTCCTGAGGCTATAAATTGGACCACTTACTGCACTGCATAGGGAAAAAACAGAATTTCCAGCATCCCTAAAGCATTGCCGTCTGAAAAgctagaaattttttattttacattcaACCATAAAATGCTTGTAGAAATTGATGCATGGCGGTGGTAACCTGATTAAGTACAGAGCTCCAACTTCTAAGTTACACCCAAGAAGCCAAATAACTGAATCGGATAATAACTTGGACCTTATTTTTGTGGTCCTGTATGATCTTTGTTTTAGTATCTTGTAATCATCTTCTCCCAGATTGAGCTGATGTATTCATCTTATGAAGTTAATCTAGTTTAGGAACTTTTTATTGGATTATTTGTGTTGATTATATTTGGTTCGATGCATCTAATTTCAGTCAACTGTTCAATGCAGTACTAGAGGCAGCTAATGGACTGCAAGCATGGAAGGTTTTAGAAGATTTAACCAATCATGTTGACATTGTCTTAACTGAGGTAGTAATGCCTTGTATATCCGGAATAGGTCTTCTGTGCAAGATTATGAGCCACAAAACTCGCAAGAATATTCCTGTGATTAGTGAGTCATTACCCTCTTGGACACTTTTATTGCAACATAATAGGTACCGCTAACTCTGACACTGTTTGAGATTTCTGCAGTGATGTCATCTCATGATTCAATGGGTTTAGTCTTTAAGTGTCTGTCCAAAGGTGCAGTTGACTTCTTGGTTAAACCTATAAGAAAGAACGAGCTCAAGAACCTTTGGCAGCATGTATGGAGGAGATGTCACAGCGTGAGTCACGTAACTTCCTCTGCAGTATTGTTGAACTGGGAACTTGCATATGTGGTAAAAGTGTGCAAACATGATTGTCGAAAGGCCAAAGCCATGACATGCAGGACATCGTCTCCTGAATTACATCAGCATTCACCTCAAAGTTGATTGGACAAACATATTACTTCGTGTTCACCactaatactattttttatttttcttttcttggaaaaacaatgaaaatatcTAGCTCGGAAAACCGGGAGTGTGAGCAGCCTCAGTCATGATTGGTTTCTTTGTTCTCCAGTCGTAATAAATTGTGTATCATATACTGATTAATGGTCAAAATGAATGGAAAACGATAGGAGAAATCTTTGAACACCAATGTATGCTACGGAGATGGTGTCTTCTTGACTGAGCAAAGAAGCAAAGACTTCACTGTAGGGACCTCTTTTACATAAACTTGGCATTTTAGACCACAAACTTATTTCCTGGTTCTCTTGGATggaaaaactatatttacatGGATcatttgtaaattattttgtttgcttCAATATGAACTATGATGAGACAAGTTTATTTTAGCTTCTACTAGGcactcattttttctttcGATACCATATGCTCTTCAGTCTAGTGGAAGCGGGAGTGAGAGTGGTACACAAACTCAAAAATCTGTGAAATCAAAAGGTAGTTCAGGCAACAGTGCTAGTGATGATGGTGAAAATGATGCGAGTAATGGCATAAATGTTGGAGATGGAAGTGATGATGGGAGTGGCGCACAGGTTATACACTTCTCCTTTTTTGTTTCACCTAGACGAGCTATGcaatttgtttatattcaCATGCCTGCTAATAATGAGGTTTTGTCTAGACACAATGTTAATTCTCACTACTTTACAGAGCTCTTGGACAAAGCAAGCTGTAGAAGTTGACAGCTCTCAAGCTTTGTCACCAATGGATCAAGTAGCTGAGTGTCAAGACAGCACCTGTGCCCAAGTTATTCGGTCAAATGCTGAGCATTCGGACAACAAAAAGGAGCAACTTATTGCAGCAAAGGAAGGCCATGCACAAAAACGACCTGGTATTAAATGGGCGACTAATTTTTggctttattctttttcttttcttttacctGATTAACAATGCAAATTTAATCTACAGATGATGCTGAAAAGGGCAATGACTTGGAGACAATTGTACATAAAAATGTGGAACCTAAGTCTGAAAATCCTGAGGGGCAAACGAAACCAACTAGTAGAGAATTTGAATCTACTCGAGAATTGGCGAATAAATTGGAATTTTGCAATAATGCAACT
The nucleotide sequence above comes from Sesamum indicum cultivar Zhongzhi No. 13 linkage group LG11, S_indicum_v1.0, whole genome shotgun sequence. Encoded proteins:
- the LOC105174372 gene encoding two-component response regulator-like APRR3 translates to MTIDANGEKESPDEDKGIEEGVLGERQSSNPVSVLNVDAANQSEKHGATSGLQGPTILQVQQQQQQTLGSVVCWERFLHVRSIRVLLVENDDSTRHVVTALLRNCNYEVLEAANGLQAWKVLEDLTNHVDIVLTEVVMPCISGIGLLCKIMSHKTRKNIPVIMMSSHDSMGLVFKCLSKGAVDFLVKPIRKNELKNLWQHVWRRCHSSSGSGSESGTQTQKSVKSKGSSGNSASDDGENDASNGINVGDGSDDGSGAQSSWTKQAVEVDSSQALSPMDQVAECQDSTCAQVIRSNAEHSDNKKEQLIAAKEGHAQKRPDDAEKGNDLETIVHKNVEPKSENPEGQTKPTSREFESTRELANKLEFCNNATDSCKEPNVELSLKRLRGVQDTGRSVPDDRYVLRRSEQSAFSRYNTSTNIFKAPNGITGSCSVLDNSIEVAKRESVGDMQVYSVDHIVYQSSNGVSNNIDMGSSTNKLPKDKSEATSAINGLHPSAFRPVKNDLRYSQQVSLLPNGMQSTDLCPGRGSHQDIQIQHTHHQNYHHHHHHFQNLENQPSSNIDESSSKKLVVDAPHCGSTNVLGGPMDGNPRNYSLNRSASGSNHGSNGQNGSSTAVNAVGNNAESDGQGGKSGSGDASGSGSGNRVDENKLAQREAALIKFRQKRKERCFKKKVRYQNRKKLAEQRPRVRGQFVKQTGTDSSARSGDE